A window from Nitrospira sp. ND1 encodes these proteins:
- a CDS encoding response regulator transcription factor: MVCTDHRDDRCRVLLADDQLIVAAGVRALIEPSCDVVGIVKDGRSLLVEAERLRPDVIVMEVLLPLLNGLDAARQLTKLAPESGLMFLTVQESSRMVADAFKVGASAYLLKRSPASELSQAISAAQRGDYFLTSLLIKDMMVTNQSDATGVSVCTSVSSLTPRQREVLQLIAEGRGTKEVATMLNIAVKTVEFHKFRIMDHLNLHSTVALTRHAIAEGLVSP; the protein is encoded by the coding sequence ATGGTGTGTACCGATCACAGAGATGATCGATGTCGAGTCCTCCTTGCTGATGACCAGCTGATTGTTGCAGCAGGGGTTCGGGCATTGATCGAGCCGTCTTGTGATGTCGTTGGGATAGTGAAAGATGGCCGGTCGCTTCTGGTGGAGGCAGAGAGGTTACGTCCGGACGTGATTGTGATGGAAGTGCTGCTGCCGTTGCTCAATGGTCTGGATGCGGCACGGCAGCTCACCAAACTGGCCCCGGAGAGTGGCCTGATGTTTCTGACGGTTCAGGAGAGTAGCAGGATGGTGGCCGATGCGTTTAAGGTCGGCGCGTCAGCCTACCTGCTCAAACGGTCGCCTGCATCTGAATTGAGTCAGGCCATCAGCGCCGCACAACGGGGAGACTACTTTCTGACCTCACTCCTCATTAAGGACATGATGGTGACCAACCAGAGCGACGCGACAGGTGTGTCTGTCTGCACGTCAGTCTCCTCCCTCACGCCGCGTCAGCGAGAGGTGCTGCAACTCATCGCGGAGGGGCGAGGGACCAAAGAGGTGGCCACGATGCTCAACATCGCGGTGAAGACCGTCGAGTTCCATAAATTTCGCATCATGGATCACTTGAATCTCCATTCCACCGTCGCGCTGACCAGGCATGCCATTGCGGAGGGTCTGGTCAGTCCATAG